A genomic region of Lasioglossum baleicum chromosome 16, iyLasBale1, whole genome shotgun sequence contains the following coding sequences:
- the LOC143216819 gene encoding sensory neuron membrane protein 2 isoform X2, producing the protein MPSDITVGVLLIAFGVILSIEQYITSALISKFRQYLPLVEGRTGYRAYTTLLPLTFTCYLFNVTNPDEVMRGENPNLVEHGPYVYDEDIQRYVQDINEETDEITYITRTMYTFNRRRSVNVSSREKITILNPAYVGTIVTLSTLPSNFMEKYGNHIPKLFANRSSIFMKARATDILFNGVKITCNPDKFPELSLICKTMHSQRPPVLRETDKEGVYMLSMFQKVNDTPRGPYSVNRGLKNLSRLGDITSYMGERVLTLWNSEACNTVRGTDAITWSPLFKPVSFVSTFSPEYCRSLEVDYDTDVIIHGIKGSKFSMQERVWFLNNSQCYCPVKDNKVECLQQGLHDTSECQKVPIIVSEPHFLHADPNLLTYARGLKPNVKLHSTYVIIEPTTGFPLGGRKSSQLNVKLSRHPVDLLANVSEGIFPLLWCSSGTTSTLEVASFPYQLLRLLQLATFLQQLPVVVGVYMVLVGLFLYSGTRRKVEPTQSVAESILISSNLQLYNGSRRLPRRNVHVFERFQRVYPAT; encoded by the exons ATGCCATCTGATATCACTG TTGGAGTGCTACTAATAGCGTTTGGTGTAATTCTGTCTATCGAACAATACATAACATCGGCACTAATCTCCAAATTCCGACAA taTCTGCCGCTGGTAGAAGGAAGAACCGGTTATAGAGCATACACGACACTTTTGCCTTTAACTTTCACgtgttatttatttaatgtgacCAATCCCGATGAAGTGATGCGCGGAGAGAATCCGAATTTAGTCGAACATGGCCCCTACGTATACGA CGAGGATATTCAGAGATACGTCCAAGACATTAACGAAGAGACGGACGAGATCACATACATAACAAGAACGATGTACACCTTCAACAGGCGTAGAAGCGTGAACGTTTCGAGTCGCGAGAAAATCACGATACTGAATCCGGCATACGTAGGCACCATAGTGACG TTGTCAACTCTGCCTTCGAATTTCATGGAAAAATACGGAAACCACATACCAAAATTATTTGCGAATCGCAGCAGCATTTTCATGAAAGCTCGCGCCACGgatatactgttcaacggagTTAAAATCACATGCAATCCTGACAAGTTTCCTGAATTGAGTCTCATCTGTAAAACGATGCACAGTCAACGTCCACCAGTTTTGAGAGAAACCGACAAAGAAGGGGTCTATATGCTGAGTATGTTCCAAAAG GTGAACGACACCCCTCGCGGACCATACAGCGTTAACAGAGGCTTGAAAAATCTAAGTCGACTAGGTGACATAACCTCTTACATGGGAGAAAGGGTACTAACACTTTGGAATTCTGAAGCATGCAATACTGTCAGAGGGACGGACGCCATCACTTGGTCGCCACTGTTTAAACCAGTGTCGTTCGTGTCGACGTTCTCGCCGGAGTATTGCAG GAGCCTGGAAGTTGATTATGACACCGACGTTATCATACACGGTATAAAAGGATCGAAATTTAGTATGCAGGAACGCGTATGGTTCTTAAACAACTCACAGTGCTACTGTCCAGTGAAAGACAATAAAGTAGAATGTCTTCAACAGGGTTTACACGACACGTCCGAATGCCAG AAAGTTCCTATCATAGTTTCGGAGCCGCATTTTCTTCATGCTGACCCGAATCTTTTGACGTATGCTCGCGGTTTGAAACCCAACGTAAAGCTTCATTCGACGTATGTCATCATCGAACCGACCACTGGATTTCCGCTCGGGGGACGTAAGAGCTCGCAATTAAACGTAAAGCTGTCCAGACATCCGGTCGATCTACTCGCGAACGTCAGCGAAGGCATCTTTCCTTTATTGTGGTGTTCTAGT GGGACCACGTCAACGCTTGAGGTAGCATCGTTTCCGTATCAATTGTTGCGGCTGTTGCAACTCGCTACGTTCTTACAGCAACTGCCTGTGGTGGTTGGAGTCTACATGGTTCTCGTCGGTCTGTTCCTGTACAGTGGGACGCGGCGCAAAGTAGAACCAACGCAGTCTGTGGCCGAATCAATATTAATATCGTCAAACTTACAACTGTACAATGGATCACGTCGGCTACCGCGACGGAACGTACACGTGTTCGAGAGATTTCAACGCGTATATCCGGCTACGTAA
- the LOC143216819 gene encoding sensory neuron membrane protein 2 isoform X1 — protein sequence MIVVSIVGVLLIAFGVILSIEQYITSALISKFRQYLPLVEGRTGYRAYTTLLPLTFTCYLFNVTNPDEVMRGENPNLVEHGPYVYDEDIQRYVQDINEETDEITYITRTMYTFNRRRSVNVSSREKITILNPAYVGTIVTLSTLPSNFMEKYGNHIPKLFANRSSIFMKARATDILFNGVKITCNPDKFPELSLICKTMHSQRPPVLRETDKEGVYMLSMFQKVNDTPRGPYSVNRGLKNLSRLGDITSYMGERVLTLWNSEACNTVRGTDAITWSPLFKPVSFVSTFSPEYCRSLEVDYDTDVIIHGIKGSKFSMQERVWFLNNSQCYCPVKDNKVECLQQGLHDTSECQKVPIIVSEPHFLHADPNLLTYARGLKPNVKLHSTYVIIEPTTGFPLGGRKSSQLNVKLSRHPVDLLANVSEGIFPLLWCSSGTTSTLEVASFPYQLLRLLQLATFLQQLPVVVGVYMVLVGLFLYSGTRRKVEPTQSVAESILISSNLQLYNGSRRLPRRNVHVFERFQRVYPAT from the exons ATGATTGTCGTCAGTATAGTTGGAGTGCTACTAATAGCGTTTGGTGTAATTCTGTCTATCGAACAATACATAACATCGGCACTAATCTCCAAATTCCGACAA taTCTGCCGCTGGTAGAAGGAAGAACCGGTTATAGAGCATACACGACACTTTTGCCTTTAACTTTCACgtgttatttatttaatgtgacCAATCCCGATGAAGTGATGCGCGGAGAGAATCCGAATTTAGTCGAACATGGCCCCTACGTATACGA CGAGGATATTCAGAGATACGTCCAAGACATTAACGAAGAGACGGACGAGATCACATACATAACAAGAACGATGTACACCTTCAACAGGCGTAGAAGCGTGAACGTTTCGAGTCGCGAGAAAATCACGATACTGAATCCGGCATACGTAGGCACCATAGTGACG TTGTCAACTCTGCCTTCGAATTTCATGGAAAAATACGGAAACCACATACCAAAATTATTTGCGAATCGCAGCAGCATTTTCATGAAAGCTCGCGCCACGgatatactgttcaacggagTTAAAATCACATGCAATCCTGACAAGTTTCCTGAATTGAGTCTCATCTGTAAAACGATGCACAGTCAACGTCCACCAGTTTTGAGAGAAACCGACAAAGAAGGGGTCTATATGCTGAGTATGTTCCAAAAG GTGAACGACACCCCTCGCGGACCATACAGCGTTAACAGAGGCTTGAAAAATCTAAGTCGACTAGGTGACATAACCTCTTACATGGGAGAAAGGGTACTAACACTTTGGAATTCTGAAGCATGCAATACTGTCAGAGGGACGGACGCCATCACTTGGTCGCCACTGTTTAAACCAGTGTCGTTCGTGTCGACGTTCTCGCCGGAGTATTGCAG GAGCCTGGAAGTTGATTATGACACCGACGTTATCATACACGGTATAAAAGGATCGAAATTTAGTATGCAGGAACGCGTATGGTTCTTAAACAACTCACAGTGCTACTGTCCAGTGAAAGACAATAAAGTAGAATGTCTTCAACAGGGTTTACACGACACGTCCGAATGCCAG AAAGTTCCTATCATAGTTTCGGAGCCGCATTTTCTTCATGCTGACCCGAATCTTTTGACGTATGCTCGCGGTTTGAAACCCAACGTAAAGCTTCATTCGACGTATGTCATCATCGAACCGACCACTGGATTTCCGCTCGGGGGACGTAAGAGCTCGCAATTAAACGTAAAGCTGTCCAGACATCCGGTCGATCTACTCGCGAACGTCAGCGAAGGCATCTTTCCTTTATTGTGGTGTTCTAGT GGGACCACGTCAACGCTTGAGGTAGCATCGTTTCCGTATCAATTGTTGCGGCTGTTGCAACTCGCTACGTTCTTACAGCAACTGCCTGTGGTGGTTGGAGTCTACATGGTTCTCGTCGGTCTGTTCCTGTACAGTGGGACGCGGCGCAAAGTAGAACCAACGCAGTCTGTGGCCGAATCAATATTAATATCGTCAAACTTACAACTGTACAATGGATCACGTCGGCTACCGCGACGGAACGTACACGTGTTCGAGAGATTTCAACGCGTATATCCGGCTACGTAA
- the LOC143216825 gene encoding uncharacterized protein LOC143216825, translating to MRICGGNRISNMNIVCRRGVVGLNYELFFHRRSSISSEMDVFRKNYSIYCSVLCMTGLWPDDESLLIKMQRIAFSLLNLSCIVVQVSTLKSAELSLYNILIMLSYSFPMLLYFLRYSWFVINMSEIKAVFQSIGNDCSTFRHPLEYEMFMKHIAETRRVIMAYIVLGAMLGTYTIVAILVPTIVHSKLQLRYLRMFGFFYNEGSPATDLAGVQLVLVSVLGQLALVGTEASVAVFSAYLCGLFEITSFRIHTAVNDVAHSISSEQIDIKPAARTHRQAVELAAQLGKCMTYSYLMAIVAVVLSFAVSLYRLLLAVRNADDLENLFFSLCVTLSHILIMFLDNHSGQKLVSTSVEVFHETYNSLWYCLPARSQKLLLFIMMRSMVEVQYNFSGLFAPSYEGFAMLMSSSFSYFTMLISVQ from the exons ATGCGAATTTGTGGCGGGAACAGAATATCTAACATGAATATAGTATGTCGGCGAGGTGTAGTCGGACTTAACTACGAACTTTTTTTTCACAGACGTTCTTCAATATCCAGCGAGATGGACGTGTTTCGAAAAAACTACAGTATTTATTGTTCCGTGTTGTGCATGACTGGACTCTGGCCCGATGACGAGTCTTTACTAATAAAGATGCAGAGAATAGCTTTTTCTCTACTTAATCTCTCGTGTATAGTGGTCCAG GTGTCGACGTTAAAATCCGCGGAACTCTCACTGTACAATATACTTATAATGTTGTCCTACAGCTTCCCGAtgctattatattttttaagatattccTGGTTCGTGATCAACATGTCCGAA ATTAAAGCTGTGTTCCAAAGCATTGGGAACGATTGCAGCACCTTCAGGCATCCTCTCGAATACGAGATGTTTATGAAACATATCGCAGAAACGAGGCGTGTAATCATGGCGTACATAG TTCTGGGAGCTATGTTAGGAACGTACACAATTGTGGCAATACTGGTCCCCACGATAGTACACTCGAAACTTCAACTTCGCTACCTGCGGATGTTCGGATTCTTTTACAACGAGGGAAGCCCGGCAACCGATTTGGCTGGCGTTCAACTTGTATTAGTGAGCGTGCTGGGTCAACTGGCATTAGTAGGCACGGAGGCGTCGGTCGCTGTTTTCTCCGCCTACTTGTGCGGGTTATTTGAAATTACCAG TTTTCGAATACACACTGCGGTCAACGATGTGGCGCACTCGATTTCCTCGGAGCAAATTGACATAAAGCCAGCCGCGCGAACACACCGGCAAGCCGTTGA ACTGGCAGCACAGCTCGGGAAATGCATGACGTATTCGTATTTAATGGCGATCGTAGCAGTCGTCCTCTCGTTCGCTGTGAGTCTATATCGT CTTCTTCTGGCAGTTAGGAATGCCGACGACTTGGAAAACTTATTCTTTTCGCTTTGCGTCACTCTATCGCATATTTTAATCATGTTCTTAGATAATCATAGCGGCCAGAAACTCGTCAGCACCAGCGTCGAGGTTTTCCATGAAAC ATATAACTCATTGTGGTACTGCTTACCGGCAAGGTCGCAGaaattattgttattcataatgaTGAGGAGTATGGTGGAAGTGCAATATAATTTTTCTGGTTTATTCGCTCCATCTTACGAAGGCTTCGCGATG CTAATGAGCTCATCATTTTCGTATTTTACCATGCTCATCTCGGTCCAGTAA